The genomic DNA ATCACAGCATCACTCAAATGATTCAATAACATTTGATGGTGGCGTTCACTCCCCTTTTCGGGCGCATAATAATCGTAATTGTCACTATATATACTTAAACCAACTGCGTCTCGCTGCCTTTTTAAAATATGCATTAAAGATGCTGAAGCTAATGCTGAAAACCCTATTTTATTTAAACTATCAATAGAAAAAGAATCCATCTTTGGATAATGCATTGAACTACTATTATCTATAATGATATGACAACGCAAATTAGTTTCATCGTCATAACGTTTGGTGTAAAGTTTATCTGTTTTAGCAAATAGTTTCCAATCTATATGACGTGTACTCTCTCCTTGATTGTAAATTTTATGCTCAGCAAATTCGGCTGAAAACCCATGAAACGGACTTTTATGCATCCCTGCAATGAAGCCTTCTACGACTTGTTTAGCAAGTAGCTCTAGGTTTTTAAACCCTTCTGTTTTATTTAATTCTGCTTGTAAATCCATTAATTAGAGTACTTAATTTTTTGAGCACGATACAGTATATCTACACTTTGCAACAGTTTGTTTTTTAGCACGGGGCTAAAATCTGGGTTTTCTACTAAAAATGCTTCTACAACATGATACGCATTTTTAGATGAATACCTTCCTATAGTATTATTTAGCCAATTTTTCGGGAAAAAGATATCTCCTGTCAACTGTATGTCTTCCAAAGCATTTAAACATGCCCGTAAATGTTTTTCTGCCGATTTTTGACGTAACGGATGGTGTATATTACCCAAAGCACTTAACACCCAAGACTCTTTTGTTCTATGATCTGCTTCGAAAAAAGAATTCATAAAATCATCCCTAACCTTTTCGTCATTTGATAATGATGGCAGTAAATATTCAAATCGTTTTTTAGTATCCGGATTCGTTATTTGTGTTTTAGCCACTTCGAGGATTTCATCTATCTTTGCATGATTATAAATTGCCAATGCCGAAGCTATACTTGTATAATCATTTTCATTTAGGTTTAATCCTTTAATCTCAATTTTCTTAGTCCATACATCATATAAGAACAGCTTCCCATTTATAGAATAAGCAATGCCTTTATATAAATTAAAAAGTGTTTTCTTTATTCCAGAATCTAAATCTTTATTTAACATACCCTGCAATAATGGTTCCATGAGTTGTTGTGCTTCGAAACGCTCTTGAAACGTAAGGAAATTCCAAAAGACCGAAGATAGTTCTCTTGAAATAAGGCTAACTATTTGCTCTTCTGTTTCACTCTCAATACCTTCTAAAAGCAAATTAAAAGCCTTTGTGGGAGTCACTAAACCCGCAAGCATATTTTCATACAAATTGATATATGCATACCCTCTAGCTTCGTCATTTTTAATACTTGGAAGTATTTTCAAATGCTCGACATCAATAGGAAAAACACCATAACCAAAAGCGTCATAATTATAAACTATAGTTTTAGGTTTTTTCATGCCTATAACTTCTTCTAACTGCATTCTTTTATTTTTTAAACGCACAGTTTTTACAAGCGTCGTATCTTGATATATTAAACCTATATTAAAGGTTTGTGGCCAAATATTATCACTTCCATCTTCAGCTTTTTGGGAAATTTCAAAGGTTTTAATTTTATTATTTTGATAAATAATACTATCCATTATAATAGGTCTTCCCGGTTGTGTTACCCAAACGCGACTCCATTGTTTTAAATCGATGTCAGTCTCTGCACTTAATAGATTAATCAAATCATTCCAATCGGCATTAGTATTAGCAAATTTCTGAATATAATTACGTAAACCCTTTTTAAAATTATCTTCACCAATAGCGGCTTCTAATTGCCTCATCATTATAGGTGCTTTATGATATATAATATTACCATAGAGTGTCCCTGCGTTTTTTAAATTATCTAAATTTTGACGGATTGGAGTAGCTCCTCTGGTTCTATCTTCACTATAAGCACTTGGGTAATGATCGGACATAAATTCCAACGTATGGTTAATATCTGGAAACGTCGGATTTGCAATTTTATCTGCCATAAAATTCGCAAATACTTCTTTTAACCAAACGTCATTAAACCACTTCATGGTAACCAAATTACCAAACCACATATGTGATGTTTCGTGAGCTATTAATTTTCCTCTATTTAATTTCTGATTTAAAGTAGCACTTTCATCTAAAAAAAGTGATGATTCTCTGTACTGAATAGCTCCAACATGCTCCATACCTCCATATTGAAATCCTGGAATGCTGGCATAATCCATTTTTTGAAACGGAAACTCTTTTTGTGTATAGTCTTCTAAAAAATTAACAGATTCTTGATGAAGCTTAAAAATCTCATCCATACTGGCTTTTATTTTAGCTTCATTATTTTCTCTGTAAAGTAGTTTCATATCAAACGAACCCAAATTTTGTGTTGTTCTATTAAATACGCCAGCTACAAAAGAAAATAAATACGTGCTCATTTTATCTGATTCATGAAACACATACCTTGTATAATCCTGTTT from Flavivirga abyssicola includes the following:
- a CDS encoding DUF58 domain-containing protein is translated as MDLQAELNKTEGFKNLELLAKQVVEGFIAGMHKSPFHGFSAEFAEHKIYNQGESTRHIDWKLFAKTDKLYTKRYDDETNLRCHIIIDNSSSMHYPKMDSFSIDSLNKIGFSALASASLMHILKRQRDAVGLSIYSDNYDYYAPEKGSERHHQMLLNHLSDAVISKPLNKETETYKYLHEIAEKIHRRSMIFLFTDMLQTSEDEVKLFEALRHLKYNKHEVILFHVFDKKKELAFNFDNKPKRFIDVETGEYINLYADTVKDNYKKTVSDYFEALRLKCAQYKIKYVEADINKNFNNILTTYMIERQKFV
- a CDS encoding M1 family metallopeptidase, with translation MKNFLYLLCFLMLFSCDTKQRESMLLSEGISLDLSTYRKTQVEDVVYNLKFNIPLKKEDSIASELKLNLKVKDLESPLYLDFNEKKSFIKNVIANGKVIEVNHKQEHLIISETDLKLGNNTIDISFIAGELSLNRNDDYLYTLLVPDRASTLFPCFDQPDIKANYILDITAPKSWKVLCGSKLNYKEDKQDYTRYVFHESDKMSTYLFSFVAGVFNRTTQNLGSFDMKLLYRENNEAKIKASMDEIFKLHQESVNFLEDYTQKEFPFQKMDYASIPGFQYGGMEHVGAIQYRESSLFLDESATLNQKLNRGKLIAHETSHMWFGNLVTMKWFNDVWLKEVFANFMADKIANPTFPDINHTLEFMSDHYPSAYSEDRTRGATPIRQNLDNLKNAGTLYGNIIYHKAPIMMRQLEAAIGEDNFKKGLRNYIQKFANTNADWNDLINLLSAETDIDLKQWSRVWVTQPGRPIIMDSIIYQNNKIKTFEISQKAEDGSDNIWPQTFNIGLIYQDTTLVKTVRLKNKRMQLEEVIGMKKPKTIVYNYDAFGYGVFPIDVEHLKILPSIKNDEARGYAYINLYENMLAGLVTPTKAFNLLLEGIESETEEQIVSLISRELSSVFWNFLTFQERFEAQQLMEPLLQGMLNKDLDSGIKKTLFNLYKGIAYSINGKLFLYDVWTKKIEIKGLNLNENDYTSIASALAIYNHAKIDEILEVAKTQITNPDTKKRFEYLLPSLSNDEKVRDDFMNSFFEADHRTKESWVLSALGNIHHPLRQKSAEKHLRACLNALEDIQLTGDIFFPKNWLNNTIGRYSSKNAYHVVEAFLVENPDFSPVLKNKLLQSVDILYRAQKIKYSN